TTCTTTCTCTTTCTCTTTCGATTCGATCCCTTTATATTTATAATGTGCAGCAAATCCTCTTTCTGCCACTTCATCCATTCTTCTACTTCGAATCTGTACTTCAACCCATTTACCTTCTGGGCCCATTACGGTAACATGAAGTGCCTCGTATCCATTGGCTTTAGGAATAGTGATCCAATCTCTAATACGATCAGGGCGAGGTTTATAAATATCTGTAACCAATGAAAGAATATCAAAACATTGTCTTTTTTCAGACTTATCTTCGTTTGGATTAAAGATTATGCGTATTGCTAGAAGGTCGTATATCTCATCGAACTTGACCCCTTTATTTTGCATCTTATTCCAAATCGAATATATTGATTTAGGACGGCCATTGATTCCAATATCAAAACCTTCTTCTTTTAATTTCTTTTCAATAGGTTTACAAAAATCATTAACCAACTGCTTTCTTTGCTCTTGATTATTGAACAGTTTTAGCTTTATTTCGTTATATTCTTCAGGATGTTTGTATTTTAAGGAAAGATCTTCTAATTCTGTTTTTATTCTATATAGACCTAAGCGATGAGCAAGTGGTGCAAAAATGAAAAGGGTCTCACCGGCAATCTTAAGCTGTTTGTGCTGGGGCATTGCATCTAAGGTACGCATGTTATGTAGCCTATCTGCTAATTTAATAAGAATGACACGAACGTCATCAGAAAGAGTGAGAAGCATCTTTCTAAAGTTTGCCGCTTGTTTTGAATCGAAATTTCCAGAAAGCTTTGTTAGCCCATCTACAATATATGCTATTTTGGGTCCGAATAAGTTTTCTATGTCTTCGAGTGTGTAATCTGTATCTTCAACAACATCGTGTAGAATCGCAGATATTGCAGCTTTTGTTCCAAGTCCTATTTCACTTGTTACAATTTTGGCGACCGCAAGAGGGTGTACAATATATGGCTCACCTGATTTGCGACGAATTCCCATGTGGGCATCGTTTGCAAAGAGAAAGGCCTTTTCGAGCAATTGACGATTCTCATCAGTCAATGGTCTATTAAATGATTGAAGAAGGTCTTCATAAAGGTCTTTTATATATCGCTTTTCTGCTTCGGTCTGTAGATTCATCTTTAGATTTCTAAAAATGTGAATAAATAATCTTCTTTTGTACTAATTCTTTATACTTCTCGAGAGGTAATTTCTTGACATACATCATAACATGCCTGAGTCAACTTATCCCAACTGTATCGTTTCTTTTCTACCTTTATATTATCTACAAAGGATGTAAAGCGATTGTTTAAATAAAAGTCACTTAATGCGTTTGCAATATCTTTTGGATCTGTAGGAACAACATAACCAACTTTTTTGTCAGGAACAATTTCAGATAACCCCCCCACATCTGTTACTAACATTGGTATTTCAAAATGATATGCAATTTGTGTTACACCACTTTGAGTGGCTGACCTGTATGGCTGTGCCACAATATCTGCTGCGTTAAAATAATATTTCACCTGATCTTCTCCAATAAAATGGGTATGTAACTCTACTTTTTTTTGCAAATTGTGTGATTTTATTAGTGAAAGGTATTTGTCTGGTTTAGAATAGTACTCTCCTGCAATTAATAGTCTAATATTGGGATCAAGATCTGTGATATAACTGAAAGCCTCTATTAGTAAGTCTAGTCCCTTATAATCGCGTATAAAACCAAAAAAAAGGATATATCTATATTGGGGGTTTAACCCTAATTTTTTAATAGACTCCTCTCTTCGCACTTTTTCTCCATAATTATCAAATAAAGGGTGTACAGATAACTTTCTAGGTTTTGTTTGGTCAAATTGTTCCAACTGTTTGAGAACACTAGATGACATGGTAAGAAAACCATCGATATGTTTTACAGTGTATTTTGTCAGAATATTGTCAAAAAAACGTTTCTCATGTGGTATTATATTATCTGCAAGCAATAGTACTTTGGCATTGCTTTTTGTCTTTATAATACGTGCTATCGTACCAAATGCAGGTGATAGAAACGGAATCCAATAACGTATAATTACAATATCAGGATTAAAAGTTGCTACACTTTTACCTGTTTTTATCCAAGAAATAGGATTGATCGAATTGATACTTCTCTCAATATCTAATGAAGGGGTTTCGCATGTCGCATATTGACTGCTACCAGGGAATAGAATAGAAGGATACTGAAGAGTAAATGTAACCAATTTAACTTGGTGCCCCTCAGCTTCAAACTCTTTTGCAAAGCGTTCATTGGTTGTAGCAATACCGCCTCTATATGGCCACGCTGGACCAATGATTACTATTCTCTTTGGTTTCATAGAAATGCTTTTCTCAAAAATACGATTTCCTTACTAGAAAAAAAACTTTCGATGAATTAGGATTTTTTTTTGATACTTGGTCCATTTATACAAATAGATAGTTCAAATAGATCTTCTTACTCCCTGAGTATTATTTTGGGGATACTAACGATGAATTTAAGTCCATTCGTTCAATCACGATAATTGAAGGACATTGTTTCAGATATAATATCGTGTCTGCTTGAAATAATATAAAAATACAATATTATATTTATATATATTAACAAATATTACAATGTTGTATTAACTTTATAGTGCGTGTATTATGTTAATATCTAGTACTTATGAAGTTTATAAACCAAATAATTTCAATCGTAGTATTACTACTTCTAACTTTTCCTGTATCCTCTAAACCATCTAAGATCGTTATCAGAGGTGTTGTTTTCTGCGAAAAAGAACCTATCCCTTTTGCATCTGTTGCATTATATTCTGTGAATAAAGCTGAACTGCTTGGTGGTGCTATTTCTGATGAGACTGGAAAGTATAATATTCAAACATCTTATCATAAAGGGTATGTACTTGTTATCAGTTCCATTGGTTATCAAAAAAGAGAGATTGTAATAGAAAAAATTACTCCTATTATTAATCAAGCAATTCAATTGAAACGTACTGTTACAGATCTTGGTGAAGTACAGGTGAAGGCAAGTGCGATACAAAATAAAATTGATCGCGATGTGATTACTGTTACCAAGCAGATGAGGCAAGGAGCTCCTACGACAAGTTATCTTTTGCGTAAGAGTCCAGGGATTGACGTTGACTACGTAAATGAATCGATAACAGTTGATGGAAATAGTAATGTGCTTTTGATGGTAGATGGGAGTCGGATAGATGCCCGTTATATAAAGAACTTACCATCAAAAAGAATTGAAAAAATGGAGATCTTTAGAGAGGCAAATGGACGTTATGCAATGGAAGGGTACAATGCGGTGATTAATATAATTCTTAAAAAGAATTATAGGGGTTTTTCCTCTAATATTGAAGATACTGAAGTGTTCTCTACCAACGACAATAATGGATCGCATTTTAAATACTTCTCTACACAAAATATACAAGCGGACTATACACAGGATAAGCTTTTAGTCTATGCTACTGGTGTTCGTTATGATCAATCATCTTATGATACGATGGGGGATCAATTTGTCTTTGGTCGGAAAAAGATTATCAGTATGAACTCTGATTCAAAGAACTATAACCAAAATAACAATGTGGGATTTCTTACTGGTAAAGTAGGATTTGACTATAAATTGTCTTCTAAACAAACATTGGGTGTACAATACAGTTACAACTCCAAACCAGATGATGATAATATCAAAACCTCTGATTATACTAGATCTGTCTATGATGATTTAGAAGATAAAACACCCTCTAGTTCTTATAAAATGTTTGATGAGATTAAGAATAAAGAGAATAGTCATTCATTCCAAACAATTTTGAAGACAGAGTTATCAGATCGTTCTAAATTGAATATTGAAGGCTATTATAACTTATCAAATTCGATTAACACCACCACTTTCATTAATTCGAATCAGAATACAGGGACCAATCAAAAGATCGACAAAAGATCTGATTATTTAAAAACTGTTATAGAGTATGACCATAAAATTGGTAAGAAAGGAAATCTTGCTCTTGGTTATAATTATATTTGGAAGCTTCTGAATGATTCTGTGAACTCCTCTTTTTTATCCAATACAGGACTCCCTGTGAATGTATCCGATTATAGTTCGACTGTTACGGTTTATGATAGAAAAGAGATGTATCATCGCGTTTATGGAAACTTAAATTTTCCTTTGAGTAAAAAATTAGTTGCAGGATTCGGTTATGGGGTAGAATGGAATAAATTAGGAGACGTGAACTCTTATCAAGTTCAGCATCTTCCATATGCTCGAGTAATGTATAAACCAAACACAAAATTATCTTTTGTATTAAACTACAAGGTTAATACTCATAATCCATACCGTTCACAAACCTTAGACTATAAACGTCCTGTTGATGAGTATGAAGCTTATCTAGGAAATGCAGACCTCGAAGGTTATAGTACACACCGTGTAGATCTAGCAATTAGTATGTTTGGTAATAAACTACGAATCACCCCATACTATAGTAATAGCAAAGGAACAATTACCCAATGGGGACTAGGGTTAGAAGAAGTAGATGGTCAGAAAAGATATGTCTACAGCTATATAAATGCGGATAAGTATGATCGTATGGGGGTGGTATTTTCATCTAATATTAGGTTTACGAAGAAGTTAAACTTTAGCATTATGGGTAGTTATAATCACTACAAGATAGGATATCAAGATATCACTAAGGAAGAAGATGCTCTTGTTTATCGAGCACAACTAGTCTATTCTTTAAGAAAATATGGACTGGTGTTTGGTGCTATCTATAAGAATAACTTACAAAAAGAACCTCTTTTGATGGGGTATAGCATGAAAGGGAATGATCACTTAGCATGTCTTGTAATGAAGAACTGGAGAAAGAGTGGACTATTCTTAATGGCTTATTATGGAATACCAGCAGAAGGGGATTTGTTTGATTACTCAATTGACAATAAGTGGATTGATGATAGACCTGATATTCATTATCAAAGGAAACACTCCATGAGTACAGCAGTTCTAAAAGGGATTGGAATGGTAAAGATAGGTTGGCGATTTAATAAAGGAAAGACCCACAAAAAGATGAAGCGTCAGGACCTAGAAGAGAAAAAAGAGATAACAAATAGTACTGTCTTTTAAATTTCTCTAAAGGCTCCCTTTTGATAATGAAAACGAATGAGCCTTGTTGTAATTGAAACAACAAGGCTCATTCTTATTATTGCGAACGATGTAGAAATCCTAATAAAGTATTTTTTACTTATTTACAATACGTTCTATTTCACCATAAAATCGAACATCATCTGCTCTCCAATAAATCCTTGTAGACGATCTCCAATTTTTACTTTTCCTACTCCTTCAGGGGTTCCCGAAAAGATAATATCTCCGATTTTTAATGTCATATACTTAGAAGTATGTGCTACCAATTGATCGATATTAAAAAGCATATTTGAAGTGTTTCCTTCTTGAACAGGCTCTCCATTTTTCACTAGAGAAAATTCAATATTATTTACATCCTCAATCTCTTCTATTGGAATAAAGGTTCCAAGAACTGCTGAAGAGTCGAATGCCTTGGCTTTTTCCCACGGCAACCCTTTGTCCTTTAGATTCCTCTGGAGATCTCTTGCAGTAAAATCGATACCTAATCCCACTTCAGCATAATAGCGTGGAGCAAATTTAGTGGAGATGTTTTTTCCTAACCTATTAATTCGAAACAACACTTCAACCTCATAATGAACTTCATTGGTAAAGTCCGGTATGTAGAATGGTTTATTCTTCTGTAGAATTGAAGAGTCTGGCTTGAGAAAGAAGACAGGCTCTTGAGGAATTTGATTATTTAGTTCCTCCGCATGTTTTGCATAGTTTCTTCCAATACAAATAATTTTCATGGTATTATTTTTTCAGTTTATCATCTAAACGTATTTGGGTTAATACCTTTTTTGTATACAGAGGGAAGTCTCCACCAAGCATCCATCCATAATATCCAGGTTGTTCTTCTAGAACTTCTAGCACTGGACGACCTTTGTTCTTTCCAAAGTTAAAGACAGGAATCTTTTTGTTATTATAAACGATACGTCCTGCAAAATCAACATTATGGTCGTAACAAGAAAACTCAGAAAGTGCTTTGATATCATTTTGAATTGGAATAATCGCTTTGCCATTATCTTCGACCTCTGTATTTTCATAGCGATCTAATTGTGCTTTCAATACTTCATATGTCGCACGAGTATCATACATTGCAGAGTGTGCATTCTCCATCTCCTGATTACAATACATTTTAAATGCTGCAGCCAATGTTCTTTTCTCCATTTTATGGAAAATAGTCTGTACGTCTACGAACTTTCGTTTTTTAAGGTCAATATCTACACCAGAACGGAGAAATTCTTCTGAAAGAAGAGGAATGTCAAAACGATTCGAGTTAAAACCAGCAAGGTCACATCCTTCAATAAAACGAGCGACCTCTTTTGCTTTTTCCTTAAATGTCGAACAATTTGCCACATCTTCGTCTGTGATATGGTGTACTTTCATTGCCTCTTTTGAAATTTTCTTCTCAGGATTGATTCGCATCTCAAGTTCTTCTTCACTTCCATCAATATTGATTTTTAAGAAAGCAAACTCTATAATACGATCATTTACGATATCTAGACCTGTGGTCTCAAGGTCAAGAAAAACAATAGGGTTCTTTAAATTTAAGTTCATAGACTACTGTATAAAAAAGAGTTGAATCCAGATACTGTAAGTTGAATGGATACAAAAAATCGAACTAATAGCGACGGTTCATAACCCCTACTAGTTCGAATGAATATTATTTATTTTACGAATGAGATATGGAGAACTAAACTCCTACCATCATTGGCATTAAAAGTGTCAATATATTTTCATGATCAAATTCATCTTCACTTGGAAGAATAAGACCAGCTCTAGATGGATCACATAGTTCTAAGCGAATTTCTGAAGCATCTAAATTATTCAAAATCTCCAAAAGGAAAGTAGATTTAAATCCTATCTCTATTTCTGCTCCTTCGTTATTACAAGCTACTCGCTCAACTCCTGAAATAGCATAATCTACATCTTG
The Prolixibacteraceae bacterium DNA segment above includes these coding regions:
- a CDS encoding RelA/SpoT family protein, with translation MNLQTEAEKRYIKDLYEDLLQSFNRPLTDENRQLLEKAFLFANDAHMGIRRKSGEPYIVHPLAVAKIVTSEIGLGTKAAISAILHDVVEDTDYTLEDIENLFGPKIAYIVDGLTKLSGNFDSKQAANFRKMLLTLSDDVRVILIKLADRLHNMRTLDAMPQHKQLKIAGETLFIFAPLAHRLGLYRIKTELEDLSLKYKHPEEYNEIKLKLFNNQEQRKQLVNDFCKPIEKKLKEEGFDIGINGRPKSIYSIWNKMQNKGVKFDEIYDLLAIRIIFNPNEDKSEKRQCFDILSLVTDIYKPRPDRIRDWITIPKANGYEALHVTVMGPEGKWVEVQIRSRRMDEVAERGFAAHYKYKGIESKEKEKEIELNRWFEKIREVLQNSENDALDFLDDFKLNLFSDEIVVFTPKGEMKILPKNATVLDFAYDIHTHLGDQCIGAKINHKLVPFSQKLSSGDQIEILTSSKQKPSPEWLTDVVTSRAKEKIRNSFKKEHKNHIEKGQELLEEAIQSSRFQLSSNTIKKIIRHFSLNTKEQLYANLGMGIIDLDNINQILEKKSENKFVKYWRLTFSKKRPQDDEKTIIDKKKPFLLGETNKDYVLSECCLPLPGDQVIGYVGEEHIVIHKRTCSNAIKIMANQGDKIVTAQWTKFKLFSSLAQIRVKGLDRVGILNDITNIISKQNDINIRSVTFEAHDGIFEGLLYLYIHNVQDLEDLIDVLKRVKGVDSVVRLQTNK
- a CDS encoding glycosyltransferase family 4 protein, which translates into the protein MKPKRIVIIGPAWPYRGGIATTNERFAKEFEAEGHQVKLVTFTLQYPSILFPGSSQYATCETPSLDIERSINSINPISWIKTGKSVATFNPDIVIIRYWIPFLSPAFGTIARIIKTKSNAKVLLLADNIIPHEKRFFDNILTKYTVKHIDGFLTMSSSVLKQLEQFDQTKPRKLSVHPLFDNYGEKVRREESIKKLGLNPQYRYILFFGFIRDYKGLDLLIEAFSYITDLDPNIRLLIAGEYYSKPDKYLSLIKSHNLQKKVELHTHFIGEDQVKYYFNAADIVAQPYRSATQSGVTQIAYHFEIPMLVTDVGGLSEIVPDKKVGYVVPTDPKDIANALSDFYLNNRFTSFVDNIKVEKKRYSWDKLTQACYDVCQEITSREV
- a CDS encoding outer membrane beta-barrel protein, encoding MKFINQIISIVVLLLLTFPVSSKPSKIVIRGVVFCEKEPIPFASVALYSVNKAELLGGAISDETGKYNIQTSYHKGYVLVISSIGYQKREIVIEKITPIINQAIQLKRTVTDLGEVQVKASAIQNKIDRDVITVTKQMRQGAPTTSYLLRKSPGIDVDYVNESITVDGNSNVLLMVDGSRIDARYIKNLPSKRIEKMEIFREANGRYAMEGYNAVINIILKKNYRGFSSNIEDTEVFSTNDNNGSHFKYFSTQNIQADYTQDKLLVYATGVRYDQSSYDTMGDQFVFGRKKIISMNSDSKNYNQNNNVGFLTGKVGFDYKLSSKQTLGVQYSYNSKPDDDNIKTSDYTRSVYDDLEDKTPSSSYKMFDEIKNKENSHSFQTILKTELSDRSKLNIEGYYNLSNSINTTTFINSNQNTGTNQKIDKRSDYLKTVIEYDHKIGKKGNLALGYNYIWKLLNDSVNSSFLSNTGLPVNVSDYSSTVTVYDRKEMYHRVYGNLNFPLSKKLVAGFGYGVEWNKLGDVNSYQVQHLPYARVMYKPNTKLSFVLNYKVNTHNPYRSQTLDYKRPVDEYEAYLGNADLEGYSTHRVDLAISMFGNKLRITPYYSNSKGTITQWGLGLEEVDGQKRYVYSYINADKYDRMGVVFSSNIRFTKKLNFSIMGSYNHYKIGYQDITKEEDALVYRAQLVYSLRKYGLVFGAIYKNNLQKEPLLMGYSMKGNDHLACLVMKNWRKSGLFLMAYYGIPAEGDLFDYSIDNKWIDDRPDIHYQRKHSMSTAVLKGIGMVKIGWRFNKGKTHKKMKRQDLEEKKEITNSTVF
- a CDS encoding fumarylacetoacetate hydrolase family protein → MKIICIGRNYAKHAEELNNQIPQEPVFFLKPDSSILQKNKPFYIPDFTNEVHYEVEVLFRINRLGKNISTKFAPRYYAEVGLGIDFTARDLQRNLKDKGLPWEKAKAFDSSAVLGTFIPIEEIEDVNNIEFSLVKNGEPVQEGNTSNMLFNIDQLVAHTSKYMTLKIGDIIFSGTPEGVGKVKIGDRLQGFIGEQMMFDFMVK
- a CDS encoding 3'-5' exonuclease; the protein is MNLNLKNPIVFLDLETTGLDIVNDRIIEFAFLKINIDGSEEELEMRINPEKKISKEAMKVHHITDEDVANCSTFKEKAKEVARFIEGCDLAGFNSNRFDIPLLSEEFLRSGVDIDLKKRKFVDVQTIFHKMEKRTLAAAFKMYCNQEMENAHSAMYDTRATYEVLKAQLDRYENTEVEDNGKAIIPIQNDIKALSEFSCYDHNVDFAGRIVYNNKKIPVFNFGKNKGRPVLEVLEEQPGYYGWMLGGDFPLYTKKVLTQIRLDDKLKK